The Pedobacter ginsengisoli region ATGGGGAATTTAATTGAAGACGCTGAATTTAGCCAAACATGGGAGTTATCTGGCAAAATCACCTGGTATTGTTCACCTTTAGCCGTTGTTAATGTATGATATTCCAATTCCGTGGACTTCCCACCAGCAACCTGTTTATAAATCAGTTCTCCTTTTGAATCTTTCTGTACCTCGACTCCGGCCTCTTTCAACAACCCGCTATTGACCGCAGATGATAGCAGAATCTTTTTCCCATTTGCAAGGGTTAGTGTTGCCTGACTATGACCTGGTGGGATATCACTTTTACTAACTTTTGCAGTCTGTTGTAGAGATTTTTGATCACGTTTTAAATACAATACTCCTGCACCTATAGCGCAGATGAAGATAACAGCCGCAGCAATACCTCCCCAAAATTTAAATATGGCTGGGCGCTTAGGCCCTAACTCTTTCTTTATGTTATTAAAAATAGCTTGTCTGTGTACTTCTTCATTGCTTGCAAGCAAAGCAGAAACTTCTATTGGGTCATCTGTAGTTTGATTAAACCAATTCTCAAACTCATCTTTTTCTTTCTTGGTAAGATTACCCTGAAGATATTTATGGGCAAGCTCCTGAAGCTTGATCTTATCCGTTGTTTTTGTCATCTTTCTATGTAGATATATATTGATAAGTACCCTAACTTAACTAAATGATACAAAAAATAATCATTTTAGAGCAGGAAACTAAAAAGGAAAGTGTGCAGTCCTGCGCGAAGTATTTTCTTTGTTCTGACCAGATTCGAATTGACTGCCTTTTCTGACATCCCCATTTCATAGGCAATTTCCCTATGACTTAGCCCTTCTTCCTTATTCATACGATAAATAAGAGCGCTCTTTTCCGGAAGTTTGCCAACCATCTCTTCAAGTGCAGTACGAAGTTCATCAAAATCGAGGTATTGCTGAGTTGAATCATCCAGCAGATCATAAGCAGGTGCATTGCTTTCTTCAGCTAATCTTTTAATCCTTTCTCTGCTTAAAAATTTAAGTACTCTGTATTTTATGGAAACAATTAAGTAGTTTTTAAACTCTGACTTGATCTCCAGCTGATCTCTTCTTTTCCATAAAGAGACAAATACATCCTGTACAATATCTTCAGCAGCAATCATGTCACCAGTTTTTTGAGCTGCATAATACAATACCTGCTTCCAATACCGGTTGTAGATTTCTGCAAACGCATTTTCATTACCTTCACAAATTAATGTGATCAACTCTGAATCAGTAAAATCAGGATATACCTTCATAATAATTAACCCTTGATCAGACTACTTTATAATAAATCCCCTGTCCCAAAAAAGATTTTTATTAAATTAATAAATTATAGTTAATGTTCTATATAAAATTAAGCATTTGATTTTTGCTATTTCATAAATATAAGAGGGTTATTAACGAAAATATAAATTACAGGAACACTTTTATTAAGAATTTTCATCAAAATATTAAGTGAATTTGGCAAACGTTTACAATTATGTCTTTTAATAAAAAACGGGGTAATTCACATTACCCCGTTTACAACCAACATTAATAAAAAATTACACTCTATAATTCAGGATTAAATGTACCACCCCAGGCGACATTCTGCTTTAGGTTAGGATTTTGATTAATATAATCTAACGGAATTGGGAAGAAATAGTAAGTATCAGGCACTACCATAGCCTTGGCTCCTGAGGTTATCAGTTCTGTAACTGTATAACCAAAATTTTCCGGCAACAATGAGTAAGCCGCAGCACCATTTATGTCAGCTGGAGTTAGCTGATCTGCAGTACGACCATTAACTGTAGTAGCCATCATACCATACTTATGTATCCCATTTAATTTAGTGGCAAACAGACGATGGCGGCGTAAATCCCAATAGCGCTTTCCTTCAAAAGCAAATTCCAGGTACTTTTCATCTAAAATGGCTGTCCGCATCTCCGTACGGTTCATACCTGCCTTTAAGCCATACAAGTTATCTGCTCCCGGCAAAATACCAGCACGCTTTCTTATTGCGATCAATGCTGCCAAAGATTCATTACTGTTCCCTGTTTCATTTGCACTTTCGGCTAGGTTAAATAGCACTTCTGCATACCTCATTTCGTTCCAGTCATAATCACTGGTTGTAGGTGGCGCAGGTAAAGCTAAATTTAAACCTTTGCTTGTAAAAAAACCTGTACGGTAGCTGTTCTCTCCCTGAATTGCAAAACCGAATGCATCAAGCGATGAGGCTATATTCTTCATAGTGTATTGACGACGCCCTGCTTTGCCGCTTAAAGCAAAAGGAGCTCCATTATAGACAATGGTCTGAGCAAAACGCGGATCCCTGTTTAACCAGAAACTTTGCTCATTGTAAGTATAAGCAGATGTTGGATCGGTTATTTTTTTCCCATCCAACATGGGATAAGCCTGTACCAAAGCCCAAATAGGCTGATCACCACCTGTTGCATTTTTCGATTCAGAAAGGGGACGAACGGCATCATCTCCACGTAAATTTGT contains the following coding sequences:
- a CDS encoding FecR family protein is translated as MTKTTDKIKLQELAHKYLQGNLTKKEKDEFENWFNQTTDDPIEVSALLASNEEVHRQAIFNNIKKELGPKRPAIFKFWGGIAAAVIFICAIGAGVLYLKRDQKSLQQTAKVSKSDIPPGHSQATLTLANGKKILLSSAVNSGLLKEAGVEVQKDSKGELIYKQVAGGKSTELEYHTLTTAKGEQYQVILPDNSHVWLNSASSIKFPINFAQSKERKVFITGEVYFEVAKDKTKPFRVVSYNQLVTVYGTHFDVNSYKDELGTRTTLLEGSVDVNGTLLKPKQQAINENGVMKIMTVDVENIIAWKNGYFRFRTETLESIMRKVSRWYDVDVEFQSSSLKTIEFGGVMTKYVSVSKVLEMLELTGEASFELKGRTIIIKNKQ
- a CDS encoding RNA polymerase sigma factor; this translates as MKVYPDFTDSELITLICEGNENAFAEIYNRYWKQVLYYAAQKTGDMIAAEDIVQDVFVSLWKRRDQLEIKSEFKNYLIVSIKYRVLKFLSRERIKRLAEESNAPAYDLLDDSTQQYLDFDELRTALEEMVGKLPEKSALIYRMNKEEGLSHREIAYEMGMSEKAVNSNLVRTKKILRAGLHTFLFSFLL
- a CDS encoding RagB/SusD family nutrient uptake outer membrane protein; its protein translation is MKILKFNLYTLLCAFMIAIVFNSCSKVLDEAENLSQYPPEGVFNDPSQSNAYLANLYSSSLPNSWPVNDGNSADESGGITGADAITPNSSRIFWPYQAIRKLNIFINSIPTGTLPDATKSNLVAQAKFLRAFLYFKTVVYYGGVPIIKEAQGLNDELKVPRNSTAECFTFIESDLNDAEAGLPPKYSGNDRGRIDQATVKAFRGRVLLYKASPQFNSANPYDNQYWATAYQANSEAKAFLDANGYGLLDKYSDIFTVKGNKECVLSIIGLNPGKTNLRGDDAVRPLSESKNATGGDQPIWALVQAYPMLDGKKITDPTSAYTYNEQSFWLNRDPRFAQTIVYNGAPFALSGKAGRRQYTMKNIASSLDAFGFAIQGENSYRTGFFTSKGLNLALPAPPTTSDYDWNEMRYAEVLFNLAESANETGNSNESLAALIAIRKRAGILPGADNLYGLKAGMNRTEMRTAILDEKYLEFAFEGKRYWDLRRHRLFATKLNGIHKYGMMATTVNGRTADQLTPADINGAAAYSLLPENFGYTVTELITSGAKAMVVPDTYYFFPIPLDYINQNPNLKQNVAWGGTFNPEL